TTGGAATTGCATGAGCCCTAAGGTCAAATCCGTTCAATGTCAAGCATTCAGATTAGCTGGAGTAAAGAGTATAACCTTCGTcacataataactttattttttttccgtatccaatgtttaaccattcgtcttatttgaaaaaaatataaaaaactaacaaaaattaatcacgcataaagtatcaTTCATGTTTCGTCATATTCATtctctagtaacaataaaaatattaatcacaaaaaatttcaaataagatgaaaagtcaaaacattatataaaaaactaaaaaataaaattattatgtgaTGGAGGTAGCATGTAGTACTGTATTTTGTTATTCTCCATCTTTTTGATCGTTTCTCTTTCCCGGTATGTCTACCTGCTTCTTTGGATTTGACCGTACTTACTGCAGAGCAGGTAACAACTGCTTTATCAACTACAGTTGCCAAATACTAATCAGAAATACTACGAGTATTTAGTACCAGAATCTTACATCAGCGTGATCTGACATCCACATCAGTTCTGGATAAAGCTCCAAGTTGATTTCACTGGCTTCTCTATACTTCCACTGACCCTAACTCCCTTTGCCGACTTGCAGTTGCACGCGTCCGGTATGCGAGAAGCACACTCCATCAAATAGCTTCCGGAACTGGCACTTGATGAGCTAGAACTCTGCTTTCGGCACAAGAAATAGACGCACGCAGCGCTAAGAAAAATCAACTAAAACACACAGGAGGAATTAAATTTCGTTCCGGAATTTTATATGCCTCTCCCcacgtactccctccgttccaaaataaatcaatttttcactttttacctttaatttttgggtcttcgtcttatttaaattttttacgattgatatttttgtttttattagattataaatcataaataatattttacgtgtaactaatttttttttaatttcctgaatttttttaaataagacggatggtaaAAATGTTAGATACTGAAACGgaagaattcgtttttttttatcgacgGAGTACTGGCGAAGCGGTCGTTGTCCCTACCGGTTTCTtggccggtggtggtggcgcatCCGTGCGTGCAGCACGCGTcacgtccgccgccgcgcggggcTCGCCGGTTCGCATGCAATccgctcctcgccgacgcggtGTGCACGGCCGCCGCGCGTTACACAATCCTTTTTTTTCGAGTACATTTAGCGGGTGTTTTGTttctatctaattttttatacctattatcgaatgtttgaacattaattagaaatattaaatatagactattaataaaacttatctcatactctggactatttcacgagacgaatctattgagcctaattagtccatgattagcgaacatgatgctacaataaatatttgctaatcatggattagttagacttaaaaattttgtctaatagaatagcctttatttatacaattagtttgattatcaatctatatttaatacttataattaacgtctaaacattcgatacGACGAGATCTCGTCCGAAAAAGTCACCGATCCAAACGGCCCTTATTCCCACGATTAAACGTAGAATATTATCGGTACACGATACGCTGGCTCCGGCCATGACTTGCACCGTCCACTGACGTGACGGAATGGCCAGTGCACTGCCCTTTCGATTCGTCAAGATATATACGTACAGTTGCCAGATATATGGTCAATGTACGCACACAGTTAAGCGATCGAGATGGACAGCCAAGTGGATGACCCGGTGAATACTCAACTAGTGAGAGGAATATCCGGCCGGGGAGAAAGCAAACGGAGAGCAGTGCTCATTTTTTTCGGCTCGCACACAACTGCCAGGTGACGTCGCAGCAAACGCTTCCGTTTCCCGCTTGCTGATTCTCCCGCACTCTGTTGGAGGCTTGGAGCCAGTCGAAACCGGAAAGCTCCGGagaacattaaaaaaaacaagaacggCGGCTGTGGCGAACGCGGTCCACGCACGCATGCAGCGCAGCGGCGAGTTCCTGAGGTTGACGAGGCTTGCGAACGATCGGCTTCTCGAAAGAAATCGCGCAAAAGCAAGCAAACTTTTAGTTTTAGCCGAACCatgtgtgcgcgcgcgcatTGCGTTCCGACCCGACCCGGTGCGCGCCGCGGCCCACGGGTGGGCATACGTGACGCATACGTACGAGCAGCGCGCGACCGCGTCACGATTCTTCGTGGAGAAGCCTGGCGGCCTCGCTcgcgcgctcgctcgctcggcttgcttgcttgcctgGCTAGTTGGCGCCCGCGCGCACCAAACCCTTGACGTGAACGACTCTATCACATCTAGCGGTAAGCGCATTACACGCGCACTCTCCCTATATAAACAAGTACGTGCGCCAACGTGAGCGGAATTTTTAGCTCGTTTAATTCATTAAGAGCGAAAAGGAAGCTACTTGGGAATTCTTTCGGTTTTGTTGGTGATGACAATCACGAGAGAGGAAGCGGAGAGCAAGGAGATGGAGAGCCTACGGGTGCACGCCAGCGCGCTGCTCtcgctgtcgtcgccggcgccgacggcgtcgacgccggcggagaggagggcgctggcggcggagggggtgTTCGAGTGCAAGACGTGCAACAAGCGGTTCCCGTCGTTCCAGGCGCTGGGCGGGCACCGGACGAGCCACACGCGGCTGCAGGCCAAGATGCTGAACgaccccgccgcggcggcggccgccgccgccgagagggACAGGGCGCGCGTGCACGAGTGCACCGTCTGCGGCCTCGAGTTCTCCATGGGGCAGGCGCTCGGCGGCCACATGCGCCGGCACAGGGGCGAGCCCGGCGCAGCCGTCGTGATCACCGACACCGACTCGGGCGGCACCAGCGtgccgcagccgccggcggaggccaTGCCAGACCTCAACTACCCGCCGCTggaggacgccggcgacggccaaGAATCGTCGTCCGGTCGCAGCTCGGAGCCCGAGTTACTAAACCTACTTGTATAGGTTGCATCGATAGATAGATGTGAATTGAATTAGTGATTGGTGCCTGTACATACATATGGTGATTAGATTCTTTGTTTCTTTACCAAattgatagaaaaaaatgaagtaaaTTTTGGAGCGTGATGATCATGACATGTAACAGACTTTTGTTAACTGTAGATAGGTAGCTCTATTCATTTGTTCTATATGTACAGATGTGttaattgattgattggttGGTTGCGGTTTAttctttgtaaataaaatatcgATCTACCAGTATACATATTTACTGATTATTGTTTCAGTTGCTTTGCATCGTTGAAAGATATTTCCACGGTCGATTTCATATGGAAGTGTTTTCCTCCCCAAGCATCCAAGCGAgcatagaagaaaaaagagaacgTTTTCGCTGTAAATCACTTTTTCCTTAAAATTCATACGATTTGTAGGTATAGTATAATTATATGTATCTACAATTTAACTAGTACTAGGCTATGGATATTTACGTATTAGTTATATACCAATTATACTTATCTATATCTATAGTATTgattttgtcaattttttcgTCCGTCACCGCATGGGCTGCTTCTGCGTCAGGTCGTTGGCCCGCTTCTGCGCGTGTTGCGCTGTCGGCCCACTCGTGCCAGCGCTCGCCGTCATGCCCACTCGTGCCACGCTTTTCGCTTCTATGCCAGACCGTCGGCCCACTTCTACGTGCCGCCCGTGGCCCACTCGTGCGACGCACATcgcaaaagatgaaaaatcgTCGTAGCCGGGTGTCGAACTCGGGTCAGCCGCGTTACAGGCGGGAATACTCACCACAATACTATAATGAAGCCTTTGATTGAACATTGTTCCTTAAATTTGTGAACGTTTTCCTTAGCGCCACGCCGGCAGCCAGCGTTGACGGGCTCCTTCCGAACTTGGAGCACACGGCGGCGGATGTCCTATTGCCTTGAGCGGCTGAGTCGAAGGAGTATCTTCACGTAGATTCAGCACGGCATGAAAGTTAGGTTAATTTGATGTAATAAACAccttgttttctctctcttaaaATCCTACCTGAGCAACATGTTGCATTGTCATCGTTCATCAGTAATCTACGTGGTGTAGGGTCTGCATGCTCATTTctttatcattttctttatagGGGTAATTCTTTGggtattttcaaaaaaaattatatatttactaatgaaaaataatttatgaataatcttttatatacatatttttagtgatctagaagcaaatgctgaaaaatgaactacaattaaaaatccaaagtcatttctaaatttaaagttaaaaaaatcaaattttggtttataaacataagcaaaaacaaaaggacaatGGGATAAATTATATGACAGATCCATACATACACATTCACGAATACATTTGCTTTCTTAGATCATTCACTAGGGTGAGGGTTTCTCCGCATGAATTTCAATTGCTATGGGATATTTCTAATCGGCCACCAGGGGGAAGGTTTCTTTGCCTAAATTTCAATTACCTATGGAGTAACTAAAGCCAAGATACATGGATTTAGATATAATTACAGTAGATTGAAGTGATAGAAGGATGATAGTTTACACGTTGAACGTGGAAATAGTATTACACATGAATGGGAAGTAATACGaatttcaaaaaacaaaagaagtaTTAATGCAATGCATGTACCGATCGAAAATTATAACACATAGTAAAAAGACTTACATGTATGGCCATTTAAGAAGTCATTtgagaaaacaaattttaaatgatattcgcataatttttatagatttttttctaagtttTATGCCCGTAGCGAAGCACGGGTATTATGCtagtaactatatatattagttaaaTTGTAGTTATGCATTTCATGTGATTTTACCAGTGATATATAGTCACTTTCGAAAGGGGAGCCATTCATCATCCATGGAGATGTGAGGTCAACAATTACAGGCCAAGCTTAGCTTGACCTCCGACGAGTTCAGTCTGTTACAAACCAGGTGGCTTGTGAAACACAAACACAAGTCAGTATTTGGGCTTGGTTATATCAGCTTCGCACAGCCCATAACTCACCACTGATATAAGAGCCCAGTCCaggattttgagattttttttgttagcgTATCTACTTATATACTAAAAGTCAATTAAACATTCTCTAAAGTGCTCGTACACCGCCACATGACACTATAAAATTAgagaaaactctaaaatttctaataaaaGAACAAATCATCCAACCATCCGTTTCCACTTAAATAAGAACACCCGTAATTCTTGACCATTagattagttttataaaaacaacTAATCGAAAGTACATTAAACCTTCTCTAAGTTAATTAGGAAAGTCAtgatttataacaaaaaaatattttatgggcCACTACTTAGAAACGCCACATATAGTATATTTGTTAGCTtggcctccctctccccttcttaattttctttagCTTTCAACcggtagaaaaaaatacaattaatgAAAACGtttaagttttatatatatatatatatatatgtgtgtgtgtgtgtgtgtgtgtgtgtgtatatgtatatatatatatatccaattTCCTGAATGCAGGGATTTACAAAGAAGAATATAATGATGaatgattattgattaaaaaaaacaagataaatattgcTTAAATTTCAATGTGTCAAAAATTTATCTACGACCTACATCTCCCAGCCTCTACATTAAATCAATTAGCTATGGAACAATTTCTATTATCtaagtataaatattattaaaaaatcatgttatattaccaataaaaaatcatattccaAACATAATGTTGTTTGTGAAGTTGTCAGTACCGATCTAACCATcatcctcgtcttttcgcttctgtttatgcttataagctaaattttaaattttttactttacatACGTGGTGGATTGTCACACAGTACAAAATTGAATTGGGCTCTACATGGATATATCCATACATTTAGCATAGCCCCGCATCCAACCCAatcaatttgtaaataaataataagaaaatctagtagtttgagaaaaaaaaaacagaggcaGGTGCATCCCTAGCATAAAGATACAGTGAATTGTGAAGTGTCTGGCCAATTCATTAAAAAGGAACTCtatgaaaccaaaaaaaaaaactgtagagTCTATTCAACATTGATAActgtttattataaattagcAAACAAAGACATGAGCGCAAATATTTGTACGCACCAGACTGTCGTAGAATGCTAATTATAAATCACTAATCCTGCTTTTAAGATGGTTTTATTGGTTCCACTCATtgcaattaattaaccattgaaaaaaatcataataatatcTCTTTAACGCCTAAACTATTTCTACCATCGGTAGCATTGATCAGTTTACCCACTTAGCTACAGAAAATTGCTCCTTTACATATGAACCAATTAATGGGAGGCGTAGCgtacaaataaataacatttattagCGATAAACGTATTTGAAATTTGTTACGGAAACACACAGCACTTGAACATTCAGAttttaaaaacagaaaaattgttttcacTAAATTTGTTGGACCTACTTTCTAAGCAAACTAAGATTCTATACACAGGCTACCAAAAGTTCATCAAACATCCCTAGAAGCAGTCCTGGGTCACCACGTGGCACTctaataaattagaaaaaaaaactaaaaactgtAAGAAAAGACATATATGCTTTAATTTACACTTAAACCGGTGGA
This is a stretch of genomic DNA from Oryza brachyantha chromosome 1, ObraRS2, whole genome shotgun sequence. It encodes these proteins:
- the LOC102710940 gene encoding zinc finger protein ZAT8-like; amino-acid sequence: MTITREEAESKEMESLRVHASALLSLSSPAPTASTPAERRALAAEGVFECKTCNKRFPSFQALGGHRTSHTRLQAKMLNDPAAAAAAAAERDRARVHECTVCGLEFSMGQALGGHMRRHRGEPGAAVVITDTDSGGTSVPQPPAEAMPDLNYPPLEDAGDGQESSSGRSSEPELLNLLV